Below is a genomic region from Acidobacteriota bacterium.
CCGGAGATGCGGTAGAAGCGGTATTGGTGGCTCCGGATCTCCTTGATCTCGGACTCGGTGTCCATCTCCTCTTCGGGCACGTCGAAGGAGGTCAGGATCGAGGTGACCCGCTTGCGTTCCCGGGTGGACTGGCGGGCGAGCAGAAAAACGGTGGTCGCCACGGCGACGAAGGCGATGAGGGAGAGGCCGAAGATCAGCAGTTGCGAGTCCATGAGGCGCCTGAAACCGTGTATTACCGGCGCACAAAACGGCCCAATTATAGCACAACCGGCGTGTCAAGGGGGATTTGGCGGACGCTGCCGCCGGTCGTCCGCCCGTAGCTGCCGGCGCTGCGGCGACAGCGCCTTTGGCAACCGCCGGGCATTTCGGATACAATAGGACACGCAGATATTCCAAAAACGTGCGTGGACGACGAAACACCCCGGCGGAGCCTTCCGGCCCGCCGGCTCCAGGAGGCGGCGGATGAAAGTCATCAAGAACATCCTGTATCCCATGCAGTTCAAGGACTACTCGCTGGACATGCTGGAGTACGTCATCCTGACGGCGCGGTCGCTCCGGGCGCGGCTGCACCTGCTCCACGTGATCACGGGGACCGAGACGTCCGGCTTCGACGAGCTCAACGATTTCTTCTACGCGGTCGTCAGCGACTCGGACGCCCGGCTGGGCCGCCAGCGCCCGGATCCGCTGGACCTGGTCAAGGTGCATGTGAAGGCCGACGCGATCTGGAGCGGCATCGTCACGTACGCCCAAGAGCAGGCGGTGGACCTCATCCTGATGGCCGCCCACGCGGCGCCCGGCGAGCGGGCCGCCGATCTCGGCGACAACATTCCCAAGGTGCTGGAGCTCAGCCACTGCCCGGTGCTGGTGATGTGGGACGCCCGCGTCCAGAAAAAGCATCAGAGCCGGGAGGAACTCACCCTGACCGAAATCCGGAAGGAGATCGCCGCGAAAAGGAAATGACGCGCCCATGCCGGCGCCCGGTTATCCAAACCCGCCGGCCGAAACAGAATTGTCCCGCCTGCGGTTTTAAGATAGAATGGCCGCACGTCACGGCGGATGGACGAACGCATGATCGAGAAAATCAACTTCCCGGCCGACCTGAAGAAGCTCTCCTTCGAGGAGATGGATGTTCTGGCCGAGGAGATCCGCAATCTGCTCATCCAGGTGGTGTCCAAGAACGGCGGCCATCTCGCCTCGAACCTCGGCGTGGTGGAGCTGACTCTGGCGCTGCACTACGTATTCAACGCGCCCCGCGACAAGATCGTCTGGGACGTCGCTCACCAGTGCTACACCCACAAGATCCTCACCGGGCGCCGCGACCGCTTCCCGACGCTGCGTCAGTACGAGGGGATCAGCGGCTTCTGCAAGCGTGAGGAGAGCGAGTACGACGCGTTCAACGCCGGACACTCCTCGACCTCCATCAGCGCCGCGCTGGGGCTGGCCACGGGGCGGGACATGGCCGGCCGGAACAACCACGTCATCGCCGTGATCGGCGACGGCGCGCTCACCGGCGGCATGGCCATGGAGGCGATCAACCAGGCGGGCCACCTGGCGCGCAATCTGATCATCATCCTGAACGACAACGAGATGTCCATCTCCCCCAACGTGGGAGCCTGGTCGGGCTACCTCAAGCGCATCATCGACGGCCAGGCCTACACCCTGTTCGTCCGTGACGTCCAGGCCGTCCTCAAGGGCATCCCGGGCATCGGCGACCAGGTGCTCAAGGCGACACGCAGCCTGGCCGATGCGGTCAAGACGTTCTTCGTGCCGGGCAAACTGCTCGAGGAGCTGGGCCTGCAGTACGTGGGGCCCATCAACGGCCACAGCATCCCCATCCTCGTGGCGGCGCTGGAGGAGGTGCGGAAGAAGTCCGGCCCGGTGCTGGTGCATGTGGTCACCCGCAAGGGGAAGGGCTACGCGCCGGCGGAAAAGGAGCCGGACAAGTGGCACGGCGCCGCCCCGTTCGTCATCGAGACCGGCCTGGGCGTCTCGCCGTCCGGCACCCCGTCGTACACCTCGATCTTCGCCCAGACACTCACGGAGCTGGCCCGGACGGACCCGAAGATCCTGGCCATCAGCGCGGCGATGCTGTCGGGCACGGGCCTGGACGCCTTCAAGGAGGCATTTCCGGACCGCTGCTTCGACGTCGGCATCGCCGAGCAGCATGCCGTCACCTTCGCCGCCGGAATGGCCGCCGAGGGGTTCCGGCCGGTGGTGGCCATCTACTCCACGTTCCTGCAGCGCGCCTTCGATCAGGTGTTCCACGACGTCTGCCTCATGAACCTGCCGGTGGTGTTCGTCCTGGACCGGGCGGGGATCGTGGGCGACGACGGCCCCACCCACCACGGCCTCTACGACCTGGCCTACATGCGGATCCTGCCCAACATGACCGTCATGGCGCCCAAGGACGAGGGCGAGCTGCGCCACATGCTCAAGACGGCGTTGGCGCACAACGGCCCGGTGGTGATCCGCTTCCCCCGCGGCAGCGCGTTGGGCGTGCCGCTGGATGAACCCCACCTCCTGCCCATCGGCAAGGGCGAGGTGCTCCGGCCCGACGGCCCGGTGGCTCTGGCGGCCGTCGGCAACATGGTGCACCCCGCGCTTCAGGCGGCCGAGCTGCTGGAGCGCAAGGGGATCGGCTGCGGCGTGATCAACGCCCGCTTCGTCAAGCCGCTGGACGTGGAGCTGTTCAAGCACGCCCTGGCCAGCCGGGTGGTGGTCACCCTGGAGGAGGGCGTGCTCCAGGGCGGATTCGGCAGCGCGATCCTGGAGCTGCTCCGCGAGGAGAACGTGCCGCACCGCGACGTGCTTCGCATCGGCCTGCCCGACCGCCTCATCACCCACGGCACCCAGAAAATCCTGCGCGCCCGCTACAAGCTGGACTCCGAGGGGATTGCCGAGACTGTCGAGGAATTTCTGGAGCAGCGCGGATGGCTAAAGAACGAATCGACCGGCTCCTTGTTGCCCGGGGTCTGGTCGAGACCCGCCAAAAAGCCCAAGCCCTGATCATGGCCGGCGCCGTGCTGGCGGACAACCAGAAGGTAGCCAAGCCGGGCGCGGCGGTGGCCGCCGACGCCGAGATCCGCCTGCTGGACGACGGCTGCCCCTTCGTCAGCCGCGGCGGGATCAAGCTGGCCCACGCCCTGGATGCGTTCGGGGTGGCGCCTGAGGGCCGGACTTGTCTGGATCTCGGCTGCTCCACCGGCGGCTTCACCGATTGCCTCCTCCAGCGCGGGGCGGCGCGGGTCCACGGCGTGGATGTGGGCCGCGGCCTCCTCCACGCCCGGCTGCGCGCCGATCCGCGGGTGACGCTCTCGGAGCGGTGCAACGCCCGGAACATCCGGCCGGAGAACTTTCCCGGCGCTGCCTTCGACCTGGTGGTCATCGATCTGTCGTTCATCTCGCTGCGGCTCGTGCTCCCGGCGGTGGCCGGACTGCTCCGCGCCGGCGGCGGCGCCGCGGACGTGGTGGTGCTGGTGAAGCCCCAGTTCGAAGCCGGCCGCGGCGAGGTGGGCAAGGGCGGAATCGTCCGCGACGCTGCGGTCCGGCGCCGGGCGGTGGACGAGGTGGCCCGGGCCGCGGCGGCCGCCGGGTTCACCGTGGCCGGCGAGACCGAGTCGCCCATCACGGGCGCCGACGGCAACGTGGAGTACTTCATCCACCTCCGCCTCGGCGCCGCGGCGACCGCGGGCGGCGCCGGCGACGCGCCGCAGCCGGGCGGGGGGACGTCATGACGCCAACCTCCTTCCAGCGGATCGGCATTTACCTCAAGCCCGGGCACGAAGACGCGGCGGAGGCGGTGTCCCAGCTCCTCGGGTTTCTCGAGTCGCGCGGCCACACCCTGGCGCTCGACGAGGAGGCGGTTCGCCAGACCGGCCGGGACGACCTGCGGGTGACCGGCGGCGAGCTTCCCGACCGGGTGGACCTGGCCGTGGTTCTGGGCGGCGACGGCACCATGCTGGCGGCGGTCCGGCAGATCGGCCCGCGGCCGGTGCCGGTGGTGGGCGTCAACTTCGGCTCCCTGGGTTTCCTCACCGAGATCTCGCGGGAGCGGATGCTGCCCGCGCTCGGCGGGATCCTCGACGGCCGCTGCCGGATCGAAGAGCGGATGAAGCTTCGGGTGGAGGTGCGACGCGAGGGGCGGGTGCAGGAGCACTTTCAGGCGCTCAACGACGCCGTGATCAACTACGGCGCGCTGGCCCGCATCATTGAGGTTGAAGTCTCCGTCGACGAACGGTTTCTGACCCTGTACCGCTCGGACGGCCTTGTGGTGAGCACCCCCACCGGCTCCACCGCCTACGCGCTGTCGGCGGGCGGCCCCATCCTGGTGCCCACCAGCCGCAACCTGCTGCTGGCGCCCATCTGTCCCCACACCCTCACCCACCGGCCGCTGGTGCTCGAAAACACCAGCACCATCAGCATCCGCCTGAGGAGCCACGGCCACGTCATGCTCACGGTGGACGGGCAGACCGGGGTGTCGCTGGCTGAACAAGATGAGGTGCGGGTGAGCCAGGCGGACCACCCGGCCCGGCTGGTCTTTCCCGAGGCCCCGGGCTTTTTTGCCGTGCTGCGGCAGAAGCTGAAGTGGGGCGAGCGGTAGTGAGAACAGGCCGTCCAGACTCGGTAAATGAAAAAAGTGTGACACAGATCACACTTTCAGTGTAGATATAGGATTAAAAAATTCGTGTAATATCATAACCCCTCCTTTTTTAACGGGCAGCCTCGGGCTGCCTTTTTTTTCCCATGTGACCAGCTTGAAACCGGTTGAAGGGTGATGGACAGTCTGTCGACAGGCGGAATACAGGCGTGACGCCGGACGCCGCGCCCGCCGTTTGCCTTGGGCCGGGGGAATCCGGAAAGCACCGCGCGGGTGCACGGCTCGAGACCGGACCTGGCCGTGCTCGTTCTACTGGGGTCGCCGGCGTTCGCCGGCAAACGAACGTTCAGCCGTCAACCATCAACAATCAACTGATCACGTACTTGCGAACCTGGAACTTGCGAACCTGGAACTTGCGAACCTGGAACTTGCGAACCTGGAACTTGCGAACCCGGAACTTGCGAACCCGGAACTTGCGAACCCGGAACTTGCGAACCCGAAAAGATTCCAACCGTCAAACCTTCAGAGATTACGATTACGAATTTGAGCCGAAATCCGAAGTCCGATGTCCGAACTTCGCCGTCCGCCACCCGGTTTTTGGTACAATGGAAATCCGGCGGGCGGGGCGGGGCGGCGACGACACCGCCCCCGTCGGTGAAATTTCCCCGGAGGAACAGCATGAAGAAAATCGTCTTCCTGCGCCATGGCGAGAGCACGTGGAATAAAGAGAACCGGTTCACCGGCTGGACCGATGTGGACCTGTCCGACAAGGGCGTGGCCGAGGCCACTTTGGCCGGCGAGACGCTGCTCAAAGAGGGCTACGGTTTCGACGTCGCCTACACGTCGGTGCTCAAACGGGCCATCCGCACCCTGTGGATCACCCTGGACAAGATGGATCTGATGTGGATCCCGGTGGTCCGCTCCTGGCGCCTCAACGAGCGCCACTACGGCGCCCTGCAGGGACTCAACAAGGCGGAGACGGCCGAAAAATTCGGCGAGGCGCAGGTCAAGCTCTGGCGCCGCTCCTACGACGTCCAGCCGCCGGCGCTGGAGCCGTCCGATCCGCGCTTCCCCGGCCACGATCCCCGCTACCGCGGCCTCGGCGACGCCGACCTGCCCCGGACCGAATGCCTCAAGGACACGGTGGCCCGAGTCATGCCGTATTGGGAAGGGGTGATCGCTCCGGCGGTGGCCGCCGGGCAGCGTGTCCTGGTGGTGGCGCACGGCAACAGCCTCCGGGCGCTGGTGAAGTACCTGGACGACGTCTCCGACGAGGAGATCGTCGGCCTGAACATCCCCACGGGCGTCCCGCTGGTGTACGAGCTCGACGACCGGATCCGCCCCATCCGCCACTACTACCTGGGCGACCCCGCGGCCATCCAGGCGGCCATCGACGCGGTGGCCGGCCAGGCCAAGGCCAAGAAATGACCGGTCCTCAAGCCGAGCGACGATCGACCATGCGGCGCCGCGAAGATCTCGTGGTAGCAGCGGGACTGCTCCTCCTGGCACTGGGAACGGCTGCCGTCGCCGCTGCGCAAGAGGCAGCGACGGCACCCGGGGCGGACGACGCCGCGATCCTGGAGCGCGTGGGACGGTATGTCCTCGCCTACCATGAGCAACTGGCCCAGGTGGTGGCCGACGAACGTTACCTGCAGGTGGCGCCGCAACTCCCCCTGGCCAATCCGGAGCGCACCCGCAACCTCCGCTCCGAGGTAATCCTGGTGCGCCCCGAGGGAAGTGCCGCCTACAAGCTGTTCCGAGACGTGGTTGAGGTCAACGGCCGGCGGGTGCGCGATCGCGAGGAGCGCCTGGCCGAGCTGTTCTTTTCCTCGCCCGCCACCCTGGACAAAATCGCCGCCGAGAGCAGCCGCTACAACATCGGTCCCGTCATCAGCAACTTCAACGTGCCCACCACCGTGCTGTACTTCCTCGAGCCGGCCAACCAGGCCAACTTCCGCTTTGAGCCGGCCGGCGAGGTCGAGATCGACGGTGTCCGCACCCGGGTGTTCCGCTTCACCGAGACGGCGCAGCCCACCCTGGTCCGGTTCAACTTCCGCGACATCCCGTCCGCCGGCGCCATCTGGGTGGATCCGGCCGACGGCCGGGTGCTGCGCACGCGCCTCCAGATCCAGGCCGCCGACAACCGGGGCCGGCCGCTCAACGTGGAAACCGCCGTCGATTTCCGGCTCGTGCCGGCGCTGGGCCTGCTCGCGCCGGTGGAGATGCGCGAAGAGTACACCGTCGCCGGCGTCGCCGTGTTCACCGGCCGGGCGGTATACGACAA
It encodes:
- a CDS encoding NAD(+) kinase, coding for MTPTSFQRIGIYLKPGHEDAAEAVSQLLGFLESRGHTLALDEEAVRQTGRDDLRVTGGELPDRVDLAVVLGGDGTMLAAVRQIGPRPVPVVGVNFGSLGFLTEISRERMLPALGGILDGRCRIEERMKLRVEVRREGRVQEHFQALNDAVINYGALARIIEVEVSVDERFLTLYRSDGLVVSTPTGSTAYALSAGGPILVPTSRNLLLAPICPHTLTHRPLVLENTSTISIRLRSHGHVMLTVDGQTGVSLAEQDEVRVSQADHPARLVFPEAPGFFAVLRQKLKWGER
- the gpmA gene encoding 2,3-diphosphoglycerate-dependent phosphoglycerate mutase, which translates into the protein MKKIVFLRHGESTWNKENRFTGWTDVDLSDKGVAEATLAGETLLKEGYGFDVAYTSVLKRAIRTLWITLDKMDLMWIPVVRSWRLNERHYGALQGLNKAETAEKFGEAQVKLWRRSYDVQPPALEPSDPRFPGHDPRYRGLGDADLPRTECLKDTVARVMPYWEGVIAPAVAAGQRVLVVAHGNSLRALVKYLDDVSDEEIVGLNIPTGVPLVYELDDRIRPIRHYYLGDPAAIQAAIDAVAGQAKAKK
- a CDS encoding TlyA family RNA methyltransferase, which produces MAKERIDRLLVARGLVETRQKAQALIMAGAVLADNQKVAKPGAAVAADAEIRLLDDGCPFVSRGGIKLAHALDAFGVAPEGRTCLDLGCSTGGFTDCLLQRGAARVHGVDVGRGLLHARLRADPRVTLSERCNARNIRPENFPGAAFDLVVIDLSFISLRLVLPAVAGLLRAGGGAADVVVLVKPQFEAGRGEVGKGGIVRDAAVRRRAVDEVARAAAAAGFTVAGETESPITGADGNVEYFIHLRLGAAATAGGAGDAPQPGGGTS
- a CDS encoding universal stress protein, producing the protein MKVIKNILYPMQFKDYSLDMLEYVILTARSLRARLHLLHVITGTETSGFDELNDFFYAVVSDSDARLGRQRPDPLDLVKVHVKADAIWSGIVTYAQEQAVDLILMAAHAAPGERAADLGDNIPKVLELSHCPVLVMWDARVQKKHQSREELTLTEIRKEIAAKRK
- a CDS encoding 1-deoxy-D-xylulose-5-phosphate synthase, translated to MIEKINFPADLKKLSFEEMDVLAEEIRNLLIQVVSKNGGHLASNLGVVELTLALHYVFNAPRDKIVWDVAHQCYTHKILTGRRDRFPTLRQYEGISGFCKREESEYDAFNAGHSSTSISAALGLATGRDMAGRNNHVIAVIGDGALTGGMAMEAINQAGHLARNLIIILNDNEMSISPNVGAWSGYLKRIIDGQAYTLFVRDVQAVLKGIPGIGDQVLKATRSLADAVKTFFVPGKLLEELGLQYVGPINGHSIPILVAALEEVRKKSGPVLVHVVTRKGKGYAPAEKEPDKWHGAAPFVIETGLGVSPSGTPSYTSIFAQTLTELARTDPKILAISAAMLSGTGLDAFKEAFPDRCFDVGIAEQHAVTFAAGMAAEGFRPVVAIYSTFLQRAFDQVFHDVCLMNLPVVFVLDRAGIVGDDGPTHHGLYDLAYMRILPNMTVMAPKDEGELRHMLKTALAHNGPVVIRFPRGSALGVPLDEPHLLPIGKGEVLRPDGPVALAAVGNMVHPALQAAELLERKGIGCGVINARFVKPLDVELFKHALASRVVVTLEEGVLQGGFGSAILELLREENVPHRDVLRIGLPDRLITHGTQKILRARYKLDSEGIAETVEEFLEQRGWLKNESTGSLLPGVWSRPAKKPKP